One window from the genome of Solea solea chromosome 2, fSolSol10.1, whole genome shotgun sequence encodes:
- the LOC131455232 gene encoding retinitis pigmentosa 1-like 1 protein isoform X9, with amino-acid sequence MVRRFFLAWCVLTSCIVSGQPTYVLQGQTFQLRPDITRQPDEILWKHNGNKVVEFNGKEEDVYGQYQHRVTLDWVTAELDIIDVRSEDSGEYELEAYRENLLYNFHYELQVIGRVAKPTISCNMSSGSSNTHGTQATLTCSAEPTHPQSVLKYEWQSRGNVLLGPKLTINLEDEDADQIHTCVVSNPLTNEKATFTSKSCYSDSPVALVASLVTIFIVLICVALAIVFCKLKRKACFAKQNKDEEQRSPAESKHLLDQASTLPSHQRLDRFQGDGNMEAGVTSHNKDKDNGHRHGEGHVKGLIDIFSPKSNGQSSPPDTQRDLEKNADQDEGAISSPSPLGRKLSFCLDQDSPISKDKVDVDEDQLGRNLGNEMEPDPPGELDITKDTQSDVEPFLEQPESKHLLDQASTLPSHQPLDRFQGDGNMEAGVTSHNKDKDNGHRHGEDHNTDLQDEKPKKDLEKNTDQDLEQPESEKKEDENEEAESPPANGNSPPTADKCPPLTQSSPDMRTREGANSDQVNEETSEENVRESHSTGSVKKQTSSRGSETALHAQDPNLSQVEMHTSKDDQRELDKTLSKDESESDLKSNLKLEEMESDEEDLYLDTSQPPHQSPTQTEPDDSESDDSEECLNTEAHADPEQEPETMRRPKSEESEEQSACGTADSEEGEGEGEGTPEENKKDQCGPKEEKTDSLNVSEDKEREMKTENDNKKKNDVKVGIEEEPQADIQMKKGGTRLTEN; translated from the exons ATGGTTCGTCGCTTCTTCCTGGCCTGGTGTGTCCTCACGTCCTGCATAG TTTCTGGACAGCCTACATATGTCCTCCAAGGGCAGACCTTCCAACTGCGACCAGACATCACTCGACAACCCGATGAAATTCTGTGGAAACACAATGGCAACAAAGTGGTGGAATTTAATGGCAAGGAAGAGGACGTGTACGGCCAATATCAACACAGAGTCACTCTCGACTGGGTCACTGCAGAACTAGATATCATAGACGTCAGATCTGAAGATAGTGGAGAATATGAATTGGAAGCGTATAGGGAGAACCTGCTGTATAATTTTCACTATGAATTACAGGTGATAG GCAGGGTTGCCAAGCCTACCATTTCCTGTAACATGAGTAGTGGCAGCTCTAATACACATGGGACCCAGGCAACGCTGACATGCTCCGCAGAACCCACACACCCTCAGTCTGTACTGAAGTATGAGTGGCAATCACGTGGAAATGTGCTGCTGGGCCCAAAGTTAACAATAAACTTGGAGGATGAAGATGCTGATCAAATACATACTTGCGTGGTGAGCAACCCTCTGACAAATGAAAAGGCTACATTCACATCAAAGAGCTGCTACTCTG ATTCACCTGTAGCCCTGGTTGCCAGCCTTGTCACTATCTTTATTGTGCTCATATGTGTGGCGTTGGCCATAGTGTTCTGCAAACTAAAGAGAAAAG CTTGTTTtgctaaacaaaacaaagatgaggagcagaggtCGCCAGCAG AATCAAAGCATCTGTTGGACCAAGCATCCACACTCCCCTCTCATCAACGACTTGACCGTTTCCAAGGTGACGGTAATATGGAAGCTGGTGTTACCAGTCACAATAAAGACAAGGACAATGGACACAGACATGGAGAAG GTCATGTCAAAGGACTCATAGATATATTTTCTCCAAAGAGTAATGGACAATCTTCACctccagacacacagagag ATTTAGAGAAGAACGCAGACCAGGATGAGGGAGCTATATCTTCTCCATCCCCTCTTGGTAGAAAGCTGTCGTTTTGTCTGGATCAGGACAGTCCCATCAGCAAAGACAAAGTAGATGTCGATGAAGATCAGTTGGGAAGAAATTTAGGGAACGAGATGGAACCCGACCCACCTGGTGAGTTGGACATCACTAAAGACACACAGTCTGATGTGGAACCATTTCTTGAACAGCCAG AATCAAAGCATCTGTTGGACCAAGCATCCACACTCCCCTCTCATCAACCACTTGACCGTTTCCAAGGTGACGGTAATATGGAAGCTGGTGTTACCAGTCACAATAAAGACAAGGACAATGGACACAGACATGGAGAAG atCATAACACGGATTTACAAGATGAGAAACCAAAAAAAG ATTTAGAGAAGAACACAGACCAGGATCTTGAACAGCCAG AATCGGAGAAAAAGGAAGATGAAAATGAAGAGGCAGAGTCTCCTCCTGCCAATGGCAATTCTCCTCCCACTGCTGATAAGTGTCCACCTTTGACCCAAAGCTCTCCAGATATGAGAACTAGGGAAGGTGCCAACTCAGACCAGGTTAATGAAGAAACTTCAGAGGAAAATGTCAGAGAGTCTCACTCAACAGGCTCGGTGAAGAAGCAGACATCATCAAGAGGATCAGAAACTGCTTTACATGCACAAGACCCAAACTTGTCTCAGGTTGAAATGCACACAAGTAAAGACGACCAGCGAGAATTGGACAAAACACTTTCTAAAGATGAAAGTGAATCAGATCTTAAAAGTAATCTGAAGTTGGAAGAAATGGAATCAGATGAGGAGGATCTGTATTTAGACACCTCTCAGCCACCTCATCAGAGCCCCACACAAACAGAACCAGATGACTCTGAAAGTGATGACTCTGAAGAGTGTCTGAACACTGAGGCCCATGCAGATCCAGAGCAAGAACCAGAAACTATGAGAAGGCCCAAGTCGGAGGAATCCGAGGAACAATCAGCCTGCGGCACAGCAGATTCAGAAGAGGGTGAGGGTGAAGGTGAAGGTACacctgaggaaaacaaaaaggacCAGTGTGGCCCAAAGGAAGAAAAGACAGACAGCCTCAACGTGAGTGaggataaagagagagaaatgaaaactgaaaatgacaacaagaaaaaaaatgatgtcaaaGTTGGCATTGAAGAAGAGCCTCAGGCagacattcaaatgaaaaaaggaGGGACAAGGTTGACTGAAAACTGA